One genomic region from Bradysia coprophila strain Holo2 unplaced genomic scaffold, BU_Bcop_v1 contig_176, whole genome shotgun sequence encodes:
- the LOC119075065 gene encoding uncharacterized protein LOC119075065, translated as MEWHAWAAIFLFSILIQIDDRREIAACGELQTTLYPQITNGHDTHRWPWHAAIYHQLIENEPEYKCGGTVVSVQFILTAAHCVMVETEQILVSLGRLRLDAGPSSAPLMKVFAILTHPDFNPDNFAHDIAIVTLASDAIFNSYVQPVCVWQPYEINLSKVIGQSGTVVGWGLTEKGVTSNVLQEAKFPVVPHFTCLESNRDLFGRYLTGANFCAGTRNGTSVCTGDSGGSMTFEEDGKYYIRGIVSVGASKINRTTNQVECDPMQYALFTDVAQYLPWIRETVRCETHRTCTWDYRNENNFPTCTISLRKEEEELKCKIIFDDTLYLTNVTTLLINVSGGLPDVSSAADKFINLDTLRLDSLAYIERARLSPFTKISVLFLTTLDLVKFDADFFFDLKNLQALSLRLYVLEVLHAEIFKELGNLKELRIQYTRVRNLPAEIFERLRNVKVLMLSQNYFEVLPANIFRNNEKVTGLDLNFNFLKEVHEDLFFGLTNLEQLHLSGNQIEYLPSGLFRNNAKLMGIDLTDNKIKKIKINLDTMPQLSLLGLENNGCISENYSFEIQSRNEANELIRKNCTD; from the exons ATGGAATGGCATGCATGGGcggcaatttttcttttctctattcTCATACAAATCGATGACCGAAGGGAAATCGCAGCTTGCGGTGAACTTCAAACTACTCTGTACCCACAGATAACAAATGGACACGACACACACCGTTGGCCCTGGCACGCTGCCATCTATCATCAATTAATTGAGAACGAACCAGAATATAAGTGCGGAGGAACTGTCGTCAGTGTGCAGTTTATTCTAACAGCAGCGCACTGTGTTATGGTTGAAACTGaacaaattttagtttcattgGGGCGACTTCGCTTGGATGCAGGTCCAAGCAGTGCTCCATTGATGAAG GTTTTCGCTATACTTACGCATCCAGACTTCAATCCAGATAACTTTGCACATGACATTGCAATTGTTACACTTGCAAGTGATGCCATTTTCAACAGTTACGTACAACCGGTATGCGTGTGGCAGCcatatgaaattaatttatccaAAGTGATTGGTCAATCCGGTACAGTTGTTGGCTGGGGACTTACAGAAAAGGGTGTAACATCGAACGTACTTCAAGAGGCAAAGTTTCCAGTGGTACCACACTTTACCTGTCTTGAAAGCAATCGTGACTTGTTTGGACGGTACTTAACCGGTGCAAATTTCTGTGCCGGTACTCGAAACG GCACGAGTGTCTGCACAGGCGACAGCGGTGGATCGATGACGTTCGAGGAAGATGGAAAGTATTACATTCGGGGAATTGTGTCAGTGGGCGCAAGCAAAATTAACCGAACCACTAACCAAGTGGAGTGCGATCCGATGCAGTATGCACTTTTCACAGACGTTGCACAGTATTTACCATGGATCAGGGAGACGGTCAGATGTGAAACACATCGGACATGTACATGGGA TTACAGGAATGAAAACAACTTCCCCACATGCACAATATCTCTTCGCAAAGAAGAGGAGGAactaaaatgcaaaataatttttgacgaCACTTTGTATTTAACTAATGTTACAACTCTACTTATAAATGTGTCGGGTGGCTTACCTGATGTGTCAAGTGCGGCCgacaaatttataaatttggaCACGCTTCGTTTGGACAGCCTTGCATACATTGAGAGAGCCAGACTGtctccttttacgaaaatttcagTGTTATTTTTGACAACTCTTGATTTGGTGAAATTTGATGccgacttttttttcgatttaaagaatCTGCAAGCTCTTAGTCTCCGTTTGTATGTGTTGGAAGTGTTACATgccgaaattttcaaagagCTCGGTAACCTCAAAGAACTCCGGATACAATATACTAGAGTAAGAAACTTACCGGCCGAAATCTTCGAAAGACTTCGAAATGTCAAAGTTCTTATGTTAAGCCAAAATTACTTCGAAGTTCTGCCAGCGAACATCTTTCGCAACAATGAAAAAGTAACGGGTCTGGATCTAAACTTTAATTTCTTGAAAGAAGTCCACGAAGATCTTTTCTTTGGACTCACGAATCTCGAACAACTTCATCTGTCTGGAAACCAAATTGAGTATCTGCCATCGGGCCTGTTCCGTAACAATGCAAAATTAATGGGAATTGATCTAACtgacaataaaatcaaaaaaattaaaattaacttAGACACCATGCCACAGCTCTCCTTACTCGGACTGGAAAATAACGGTTGCATAAGTGAGAATTACAGTTTTGAAATACAGTCTCGTAATGAAGCGAACGAGTTGATTCGCAAAAATTGTACAgactaa